The proteins below come from a single Solea solea chromosome 6, fSolSol10.1, whole genome shotgun sequence genomic window:
- the LOC131460956 gene encoding dynein regulatory complex subunit 2-like yields MDHPKEETLPQSQTDKLLEQRSKAVKQLTVNEGWRFILCHTQADELCEDIEIFKQMFERQIDSLDDVIRSLEHDLEEAERQSSHVQRVHLHLLERLRALQNKHVMVLQQQWESNLQHVCSMFDSERKQLTAHSRQRKVQLDEAKVNMEGEHNKIMKEIDKLYSDSLNSYRNAHESWEDALVKDGQVMLTELSHQNYKLLRNLRKEQKEVNDLIFKKQQHIQITKKKMAMIKNVEKHREKLRTIQRDNELMEQELKNSINEVRQKTFILRDRLTLGHSAAKRQLIDLIMQSDAAIRKLQTVIIKGERVLRVGKMCWKLERKLRHKPIPSGGDYQISDTEEKEEITISDVQELPRVTLCLNTALMHREALKKQIKDLGKENIQLRFVLAHS; encoded by the coding sequence ATGGACCATCCAAAGGAGGAGACACTCCCACAGAGTCAGACAGACAAGTTGCTGGAGCAGAGGAGCAAAGCGGTGAAGCAGCTGACGGTCAATGAAGGCTGgagatttattttgtgtcacACTCAAGCCGATGAGCTTTGTGAAGACATTGAGATCTTCAAACAGATGTTTGAGAGGCAGATAGACAGCCTGGACGATGTCATCAGGAGTTTAGAGCATGATCTAGAGGAGGCAGAGCGTCAGTCTTCTCATGTGCAGCGGGTACATTTGCATCTTCTGGAGCGGCTGAGGGCGTTGCAGAACAAGCATGTCATggttctgcagcagcagtgggagaGCAACTTGCAGCATGTGTGCTCTATGTTCGACTCCGAAAGGAAGCAGCTGACGGCACATTCTAGGCAGCGGAAAGTACAGCTAGATGAAGCGAAGGTCAATATGGAAGGGGAACACAATAAAATCATGAAAGAAATCGACAAACTGTACAGTGACAGCCTCAATTCATACAGGAACGCTCATGAGAGCTGGGAGGATGCTCTGGTCAAGGACGGACAGGTAATGCTGACGGAGCTGTCTCATCAAAACTATAAGCTGCTGAGAAACCTAcgcaaagaacaaaaagaagtcAATGACCTAATctttaaaaaacagcaacacattcAAATAACCAAGAAAAAGATGGCGATGATAAAAAATGTAGAGAAACATAGAGAAAAATTGAGAACCATCCAGAGAGACAATGAATTAATGGAACAAGAGCTGAAAAACTCCATAAATGAAGTGAGGCAGAAGACTTTCATACTCCGTGATAGGCTGACCCTGGGTCACTCAGCAGCAAAGAGACAGCTCATTGACCTCATTATGCAGAGCGATGCCGCCATCAGAAAACTTCAGACAGTGATCATCAAGGGTGAAAGAGTTTTACGTGTCGGTAAAATGTGCTGGAAGCTGGAGAGGAAGCTGAGGCACAAGCCAATACCATCAGGTGGAGATTATCAGATatcagacacagaggagaaagaagaaataacCATCTCTGATGTTCAAGAGTTGCCAAGAGTGACGCTTTGCTTAAACACTGCTCTGATGCATCGAGAAGCTctgaagaaacaaataaaagaccTGGGGAAAGAGAACATTCAGCTGAGGTTTGTTCTGGCTCACAGTTAG